The sequence below is a genomic window from Candidatus Methylomirabilis lanthanidiphila.
AAGACCTGGATCGTCAGATCAAAGAGGCTCGGCGGGCGGCCAAGGCGACTCTCACCCTGGAGGACAAGCTGGCCGGACAGAAGCAGGTGAAAGCCCTTGAAACTCAGCGCAATACCAAGCGCCGCGCCCTCTTTGACGCGCAAGACGACATCGACCGTCGCCGCGAACAGCTCATCGCCGAGATTGAGGGCAAACTGCAGCAGCGCGTCTCGCAGACGACGCTGTTTTCGATCCGGTGGAAGCTCACGTGATCTCCACGCTCCAGAAATCCGGCAGAGCCGGTTCCGGTCATACAGGCTGCAGCGGCAATGCGTTCGTGAGTTTATTCCTATGCCATCCGAACAAGGGGTTCTTGTGAAATCAGAGGATCAGTGAACTTTCCACTTGCGGTTGGTTTAACATTCATCTAGTTTAACAAACATGGCTAGTGGATCACGCAGCAAAATAAACCAGCTCCTTAAAGCATGGCCATCCGGCACGGTAGCGGTCTTGCCGTGGCTCCAAAAACAGGGAGTCTATCAGCAACTGGTTCATGAATATGAAAAAAGCTCCTGGGTACGCAGGGTGGGCCAGGGGGCCTATGCCAGGGCAGGCGATACGGTCGAGTGGACTGGCGGTCTCTATGCCATCCAGGAGCAAATGGGGCTGTCCGTACACGCGGGCGGAAAAACCGCACTTCAGATGCAGGGATACGCTCATTTCCTGCCGATGGGAGCAGGCGCAACAGTGACGCTCTTCGGGCTTCCCAATATCAAACTACCCATGTGGTTCCGGCGATACCGCTGGGGCGTTAAGGTCCGGTATACGACGACGAATCTTTTTACCAGCGACGCAGAACAAGGACTGACAGGAAGAGCAATGGGATTCTACGTGGTTCGCCTGTCCACACCCGAGCGGGCCATCATGGAGGTCCTCTACGGAGTACCCAAAGAAGAATCATACGAGGAAGCCAAGCTGCTCATGGAGGGTCTGACGACATTGCGTCCCCGGTTGGTGCAGATGTTGCTCGAATCCTGCGTCTCCATAAAGGTCAAACGACTGTTCATGGTGCTGGCTGAAAGCTGCGGGCATACCTGGGTCAAGAAGCTCGACCTATCAAAAGTTGATTTCGGCAAGGGGAAGCGCATGCTGGTCAGGGGAGGACGGTTTGATTCCAAATATAACATCACGGTGCCGGAGAAAGGCGTCCGTCGGGGTGCAGCCGGAGAGCGGGCGTGATAGAGAGCCCATATTTCAAGCAGGCGGAATTAATGCTCAGAGCGATCCCGCACGTGGTAGGAGAGGCATGTTTTGCCCTGAAGGGTGGAACGGCGATCAATCTGTTTGTGCGGGAGATGCCGCGGCTGTCCGTGGACATTGATCTGGCGTATCTGCCGGTTGATGAGCCGCGTGAAACAGCATTGAAAAAGATCAGTGAGGCCCTCAGCCGTGTCGCGGCGGCAATCACGAAGGCGATTGGCGGCGCAAAGGTTCAGGAAAGTCAGGCGCATGGATCGAAGCGCATCACAAAGCTCATCGTGACGACCGGATCGGCTCGCAAAATGAACAAAAAGAAGCACGCCGAATCCCTGGATAAGCTCAAAAGAACACTTGGCGTGTAAGACCGGCGAACAAGTGATCCCGGAGAGCGAAGAAAGTTGGAACATCGCGTTCCACAGACGACGTTATTTTTGATCCGGTGGAGGCTGGCGTGATTCGCAGGGTCCACTTGACCGGCATTCGCAATGCTGCGAACATGTGACGTGCCCGACCAGAGAACGATCAGGAGGCTTGCTGATGTCTAAGAGCAAGAAACCGGCCACCACGGATGCCGTGGAAATTCTCCACCGTCGCTATTACGAAGGCTGCCCCGAGCGGCTTGCGGCACTTGAGGAGGCGCGCGCCAACGATAGCGTGGCCCGGAAAATTGCCGCGCTGCGCGTCAAGGCCGGGATGACACAACGCCAACTGGCGAAGCTAGTCGGCACCACCCTCTCCGTCATTTGCCGGCTCGAAAATGCGGAGTATGAAGGTCACTCGCTGGCGATGTTGAACAGGATCGCCGCCGCGCTGAATCAGCGGGTAGAAATCTGTTTCGTGCAAGCCCGCGAGCGGGTTCAGCACGCATGAGACAGGTTGACGGTCCTTACACGTTGGATGCTGCGTTGACTGCGCGCATGGCCCATGTGGAGGAGCCTGGATCAAGGAAGCGCAACGCCGGTTTTCCGCGTGGCGTCGCGAGGAGCAAGCCGGAGTCCAGGTTGAGCGGGTATTCGAACGGCTCCGAAAGGAGCCCAACTACGGTATAATCCCTTCAAATCTGCGAAACGGGAAGGGCGACCGGAGGTAAAAGATGAGCAGGATTACAATGGATATACCGGAGGAGATCTTGCTGGCGCTGAAGCTCCAGCCGGATGCGATGAGCGAGGAGTTACGAACAGCGGCGGCGGTGAAGCTGTTCGAGCTCGGGCGGTTGTCTTCCGGTGCAGCCGCGCGTTTGGCCGGTATCCCCAGAACAGTATTCCTCACCAAGCTGGCGCAGTACGGGGTGGATACGTTCCGATTGACCGAGGAGCAACTGCGGGAGGAATCCGGCATTGCCTGAGGTCATTTCCAACACCTCACCACTACAATACTTGGCTCAGATCGGTCTGTTGCACATATTGCCGGCCATGGCCGGACGTATTATCGTACCACAGGCCGTCGTGGAGGAGTTGGCGCAGGGACGAGCGGCAGGACTGAGTCTACCTGATCCGACGGCAATCGAGTGGATGACGATCCGGCGTCCGGTTGGCGCGTCTGCCCTGCCACTTGTTACAGACCTGGGGCCAGGGGAAACGGAGGCCTTGCTATTGGCCCTGGAATCGCAAGACGCCCGAGTCATACTGGACGACGCGCTTGCCCGTCGCATAGCCAAAACACAGGGCCTTCAAGTCATTGGAACACTGGGGCTGCTTCTGGAGGCCAAGCGGGCTGGCCACCTACCCCTCATTCGCCCCTACATCGAGCACCTCGACGCGCTGCGGTTTCGTCTGGCTCCGTATACCCGCGAGGCAGTCCTCAAGCTGGCAGGCGAGTCGATGTAATGATGCAGAAGTCAAAACTCGAACTCACCCGGGTTGCAAAGGAGAATCGGCCGAATCTGGAGTCGCGCATCCTGCTGGAAAACCCAGCCCTATTATGCGGCCGAGTTGAGTACCCGACACTGACTACTGCTTCACTAACAAGGCCATGGCGAAATGAAGATAGCTCGGACAATAATAGAAAACTTCCGAGGTCATAAGCGTACTGAACTTGAGTTCGCAGACCACCATGTATTGGTCGGTGAGAACGGGTCCGGCAAAACTGCTGTGCTCGAAGCCATCAATTACGCGACATCCTCGTACTACCTTTCTTCTCGATTGGATGAGCAAGACTTCAATAATGCCGACGCGGAAGCAATAAAAATAACGGTCGAGTTCGATAAGCCCTTTGCTGTTAAATGCCCCGACGGGTACACTCACCAAAACCTTCTTTCAAAATCAGTCCAGCTATACGCCAAACGACGGGATAAGGCGGCCCCCGGTAAGACATTCTCTGATCCATTTGTTGTTTCACACATCTGTATACCGATCACCTTTCAGAAGAAATCTGACATTGCCGAACTTGTTCTGCCAGATGGTGTAACAATGAATGATCTGCCGACTTCGGTTGTCGAGACCCAGGAAGGTTTCGCGGTTCAGAGAAAAACTGGAAAAGTCATGAACCTTCGCCGAGATACCCTTTCTTTGACGAATGACCTTGCGGGCTTTCCGAATGTCTTCTATTTCGATCGCCAGCGGGAGCGCGAGACCAAAACGGGCTTTAATTCACTTCTCAGCAAGATTGCAAAGGATCTCAATTGGCGCTATCGAAAAGGTTGGTCTCAAAAAGACGCGACAGAAAAATGGGGTACGTACTATGACACCGTAATTAGTATTGTCGAGGACCCAAAAAAGAGTAAGATTCTTAGCCCATTGAAAAAGCAGTTGGGTGAGTTCCTTGGTAAGGATTTTGATTCACTGGAGATATCGCTGCTTAATATTGAAAAGCCCTTTGCAAAAGGGTTTCTATCATTCCGGGATGGGTCAAACCAGGTCGATTTAGAAGGGGCGGGTTCGGGTATTTCCATGATTGTTGCTCTCATGCTTCTGGAACAGGTGAGCGAACGGGCGGGTGACGATCTTATTCTACTAATCGATGAACCGGAACTTCACCTTCATCCGCAGTTGCAGTTGAAACTCGCCGATCACTTGTGTGGAACCACCGCACAAACGATTGTGACAACTCATTCTCCCCTGTTCGTTGATCTCGGCGATTGGAAGAGCATCTCCCGAATGACCTGGACGGATCACTATCCCAAGAAAGAAAAGCTCGCAGAAAACCTCGGTCCGAAGACAATTGCTGAACATCTCAATGATATCCCCGAGTTCCGCTATCATCAAACAGCGTTCACCTCGAATGACAGCGAAATATTCTTCGCCAGAAAAGTCCTACTGGTTGAGGGGCCAGTCGAGAAATACGGTTTACCTAAGTTGGCAAATGCGTTGGGGCAACATTTCGAGCAGCTCTCAATCATCAGTTGTGATGGTAAGGACACGATCTGCCATTACGCAACTATCTGTCACGCCTTCGCGATACCTGCTTTCGTATTGTTCGATCTGGACGGCAAGAGTGAAACAGAGACTGAGAATGCGCGAGTTCTTGCGGCATCTGCCGGTTTTCCAGTCCAATCTTTTGAGACGTCTTTTGAAGACTTGCTAGGTGTGAATAGCGATACTAAACATAAGGCGACCAAAGCCCTCAAGAGGATCGACGAAATGCAGACCAAGAACGCAATTCCCAACGAAATTCAGACAGTCATTGCCGCTATTGCGCA
It includes:
- a CDS encoding Helix-turn-helix domain protein; translated protein: MSKSKKPATTDAVEILHRRYYEGCPERLAALEEARANDSVARKIAALRVKAGMTQRQLAKLVGTTLSVICRLENAEYEGHSLAMLNRIAAALNQRVEICFVQARERVQHA
- the recF gene encoding DNA replication and repair protein RecF, producing MKIARTIIENFRGHKRTELEFADHHVLVGENGSGKTAVLEAINYATSSYYLSSRLDEQDFNNADAEAIKITVEFDKPFAVKCPDGYTHQNLLSKSVQLYAKRRDKAAPGKTFSDPFVVSHICIPITFQKKSDIAELVLPDGVTMNDLPTSVVETQEGFAVQRKTGKVMNLRRDTLSLTNDLAGFPNVFYFDRQRERETKTGFNSLLSKIAKDLNWRYRKGWSQKDATEKWGTYYDTVISIVEDPKKSKILSPLKKQLGEFLGKDFDSLEISLLNIEKPFAKGFLSFRDGSNQVDLEGAGSGISMIVALMLLEQVSERAGDDLILLIDEPELHLHPQLQLKLADHLCGTTAQTIVTTHSPLFVDLGDWKSISRMTWTDHYPKKEKLAENLGPKTIAEHLNDIPEFRYHQTAFTSNDSEIFFARKVLLVEGPVEKYGLPKLANALGQHFEQLSIISCDGKDTICHYATICHAFAIPAFVLFDLDGKSETETENARVLAASAGFPVQSFETSFEDLLGVNSDTKHKATKALKRIDEMQTKNAIPNEIQTVIAAIAQWSGGKQP